CGACGCCGCCGACGAGAGCCGCACCGAGCTCTCCGCGGTGGTCCAGGATTCGGACATGGTGTTCATCACCGCCGGCATGGGCGGCGGCACCGGCACCGGCTCGGCGGCCGTCGTCGCCGAGCTGGCGAAGGAGGCCGGCGCGCTCACGATCGGCGTGGTCACGCGACCGTTCGCCTTTGAAGGCCGCATCCGCAACGACACCGCCGAAGAGGGCATCAAGGCCCTCCGCAGCCAGGTCGATGCGCTCATCGTCATCCCCAACGACCGGCTCGCGCAGGTCGCCAGCTCCAAGACCACGCTCGAGGACGCTTTCCGCATGGCGGACGATGTGCTCCGCCAGGGCGTGCAGGGGATCTCCGACCTGGTCACGCAGCCCGGCGTCATCAACCTCGACTTCGCCGACGTCAAGGCGATCATGGAAAACGCGGGCGAAGCGCTCATGGGCATCGGGCACGGCGCGGGCGACACGCGTGCCGAGGACGCCGCCAAGCAGGCGGTCTCCAGCCCGCTGCTGGAAACCTCGATCGACGGCGCCAAAGGCATCCTCTTCAACATCACCGCCGGCAAGGACATCACCCTGCAGGAGGTGCAGAAAGCGGCCGAGATCGTGCGCGCGGCCGCGGACCCGGGGGCCAACATCATCTTCGGCGTCGTGCGCGACGACACGATGCAGGGCGAGATCAAGATGACCGTGATCGCCACCGGCTTCGGCGGCAAGACCCAGGCGGAGGCCAAGCAGGAGACCATGCGCCGCGTCGTCGAGCGGCCGGAGTTCGGCGCCGAAGAGCTCGGCGACATCAACATCCCGGCCTTCCTGCGCAACCGGATGTAGAGGACAGAGACAATGCGCTGCCCGTACTGCGGTCATCACGACCTGAAAGTGGTCGACTCTCGCGACTCGGAGATCGGGGAGGCGATCCGCCGCCGGCGTGAGTGCCTGCAGTGCGGGCAGCGTTTCACGACTTACGAACGCATCGAGGCCGTTCCGTTCTACGTCACCAAGAAGGACGGCCGGCGCGAGGACTTCGATCCCCAGAAGCTGTTCACGGGTCTCAAGAAGGCGACCGAGAAGCGAGACATCTCGCCGGAGCGGCTGCGGGCGATCGTCGACGACATCGAGGCGGAGCTCCGGCGTTCCGGCCGGGTCGAGATCCCGAGCGGAGAGATCGGCGAGATGGTGATGGACCGGCTGCGCGACCTGGACGAGGTCGCCTACATCCGTTTCGCATCGGTGTACCGCGAGTTCATGGACCTGCAGCAGGTCAAGCGGGAGATCGAGCAGGTCCTCAGCACCAGACGTCCGTAACCTTCAGGGCGTGGGCGCCACGCCGCAGGTCTTGAAGATCCCTGAGCTCGAAGCCGAGACCGGTCTGATTCACGGCTTCTCGACGATGGCGCTGGGCTCCGTCGGACTCACGCATGCCCCAGATCCCGCGCCGGTGCTGGCCTCGCGCCGGGACTTCGCCCGCGCTCTGGGGATCGACGGCGAGACTCTGACCACGGCGGGGGCGGTGCACGGGGCTGCGGTCGCGCGCGTCGACGAGCCGCACGAGGTGGTCCGCGGTGTGGACGCGATGGTCACCGCCAAGCTCGGCGTGGCGCTGTTCGCCACCTTCGCCGACTGTTATCCGATCGTGCTCTGGGACGCGCGGAACAGGTGCGCCGCGCTGGCCCATGCCGGCTGGCGCGGGACGGTGGCAGGCGTCGCGACCGCCACGGTGAAGTTCATGAGGGACGAGTTCGGCACCACGCCGGGCGACATCCGCGCTGGGATCGGCCCCGGCATCTGCCGGCAGTGCTACGAGGTGGGGGAGGACGTCGCCTCGCGGTTCGACTCGCGTTTCGTCACCCCCGGCTCGGGCGATCGCGCCCTTCTCGACCTCGCCGCCGCCAACCGAGCGCAGCTCGAGGCGGCCGGCGTCAGGGACGTGCACGTCCTCGGCCTGTGCACGAAGGAGACGCCGTACCTGCCCTCGCACCGCCGGAGCCCGGACGGGACGCGCTTCGGCGCCATCGTCGCCTTGCGATGAAGGTGAGCGGCGCGGGGACGACCGTCGTGGAACGCCTGGCGTGGGTGAGCGCCCGCATCGCGGCCACGGGGAGCAACCCGGACGAGGTCGCCATCGTCGCCGTCACCAAAGGCTTTGACGCCGGCGTCTGCAGGCAGGCGCTGGGCGCGGGACTGAGCATGCTGGGAGAGAACCGCGTCCAGGAGGCGATCAGGAAGATGGGTGAGGTGGACGCCGCGGCATGGCACCTGATCGGCCATCTCCAGACCAACAAGGCGCGACAGGCCGCCGGTCGCTTCGCGCTCATCCAGTCCGTGGATTCCGTGCGCCTGGCGGAGGCCCTGGCCCGCGCGACGCCGTCGCAGGCCGTCCTGGTGCAGGTCAACGTCGCGCGCGAGCCGCAAAAGTCGGGCGCCGACCCCGACCGGGCGCTCGAGGTCATCGCGGCGGTGGCGAAGCTCCTCGACCTCCAGGGGCTGATGGCCATGGGAGCGTCCGCGGGCGATCCCGCGCCCGCCTTCAACGAGCTCCGGTGCCTGCGCGACGAGGCCGAGCAGAGGCTGGGCAGGCGGTTGCCCATCCTCTCGATGGGGATGAGCGGGGACTTCGAGGCCGCCGTGGCCGCTGGAAGCACGATGCTACGATTGGGCCAGGCGCTGTTCGGACCTCGCGCCACCTGACGATATGGCATTGATCGTAACCCTCATCATCTACGCCCTCTACGCCTTCATCATCGCCGTCCTGGTGCGGGTTGCCTTCTCGTGGGTGAGCCCGTTCCCGACCAACTCCGTCTCGCGCTTCGCCGTCCAGGTGACCGAGCCCGTGCTGGCGCCGGTGCGCCGGCGGCTGCCGCCGGTGTCGGGCATCGACCTCTCTCCCTTGGTGGTCACCCTGGCGGCATATTTCCTGATCGCCGCGCTCCGCAATATCGGCTGAGCGATGTCCAACCACGCCGGTCGCGAGCAGGGCGCGATGTTTGAACCCGTAATCCAGAAGGTCAGCTTCCCCGAGCTGGAGAGGCGGCTCATGGCGCGATGGGCGGACGAGGGCACCTTCCAGAAATCCCTCGAGCTGCGCGCCGGCCGGCCGCGCTTCGTCTTCTACGAGGGACCGCCGACCGCCAACGGCAGGCCGGCAACCCACCACATCCTCGCGCGCGCGTTCAAGGACCTCTTCGGCCGTTACAAGACCATGCGCGGGTTCTACGTCGAACGCAAGGCGGGCTGGGACACGCATGGGCTTCCGGTCGAGATCGAGGTCGAAAAGAAGCTCAAGATCTCGGGCAAGTTCGAGATCGAGAACAAGATCGGCATCGAGCGGTTCAACGAGATGTGTCGCGCGAGCGTGCACGAGTACGTGTCCGACTGGGTCGCCTTCAGCCAGCGGATGGCCTTCTGGCTCGACTACGAGGCCGCCTACTGGACGCTCACCTCGGACTACATCCAGTCCGTCTGGTGGGCGCTCAGCGAGATGTGGAAGCAGGGCCTGGTGTACAAGGGCTTCCGGGTCGCGCCGTACTGCTCCCGCTGTGCCACCCCGCTCTCGAGCCACGAGCTCGCGCAGGGGTACCGCGACAACGTGCCCGACCCGAGCGTCTTCATCCGGTTCCGCCTGAAGAAGGACCCGAAGACTTCGATCCTCGCGTGGACGACCACGCCATGGACGCTGCCGGGCAACGTCGCCCTGGCGGTCGACAACGACATCGACTACGTCAAGGTCAGGGATGGGGACGAATTCCTCATCCTGGCCGAGTCCCGGCAGGGGGTCCTCGACCACCCGTCAGACGTGGTCGAGCGCATGAAGGGCCGTGATTTGGTCGGGCTCGACTACGAGCCGCTTTTCCCATATTCGGTCCCGGCCGAAGGCCGCGCCCACTACGTCGTCGACGCGGACTTCGTTTCGACCGAGGAAGGTACCGGGGTGGTCCACACGTCGGCCCTCTACGGTGTCGACGACCTGCGCCTCAGCCAGGACAAGGGCATCCCTTTCCGGCACACGGTCGGACTGGACGGCAAGTTCCTGCCCTACGTCCAAAAGTTCAAGGGCCTTCACGTCAAGGAGGCCGACCCGGTCATCCTCGACGACCTCAAGGCACGCGGCCTGCTTTACAAGGCCGAGACGATCCTCCACACCTATCCCGAGTGCTGGCGGTGCAAAACTCCGCTCATCTATTACGCCCTCGACTCGTGGTACGTGCGCACCACGGAGCGCAAGGCGGAGCTGATCGCGAACAACGCCGCGACCAACTGGGTGCCCGCGCACGTCAAGACCGGCCGCATGGGTGACTGGCTGGAGAACAACGTGGATTGGGCGATCTCGCGTTCGCGCTACTGGGGGACGCCGCTGCCGTTCTGGGTGTGCGAGGCGTGTGGCGAGCAGCGCTGCGTCAGCTCGGCTTCAGAGCTCGGCCTCAAGGACGATGCCGACCTGCACCGGCCCTACATCGACGCCGTCACCCTGCCGTGCGAGAAATGCGGCGCAGTCATGCGGCGCGTCGCCGAGGTGCTGGACTGCTGGTTCGACTCGGGCGCGATGCCGTTCGCGCAGCGCGGCTACCCGGCCAACGGTGAGCAGGCATTCGAAGAGACCTTTCCCGCGGATTTCATCTCCGAGGCGATCGACCAGACCAGGGGCTGGTTCTACTCGCTGCTCGCCATCTCGACGCTGCTGTTCAAGCGGAACTCGTACCGCAACGTCATCTGCCTCGGCCTGGTCGTCGATCCCAGGGGCAAGAAGTCGTCCAAGTCGCGGGGCAATGTGCTCGATCCGAACTACCTCTTCGACAACTTCGGCTCGGACGCGCTGCGCTGGTATTTCTACACGTCAACCCAGGTCGGCGAGAACTATCGCACCGGCCCAGACACCCTCAGGGAGACGGTGCAGCAGTTCTTCATCCCGCTGTGGAACTGCTACTCGTTCTTCGTCACCTATGCGCGCCTCGACCAATTCGACCCATCGCAGCCGGCTGTCCCGGTGGCCGAACGGCACGTGCTCGACCGGTGGCTGCTCTCGCGGCTGAGCGGGCTGACGGCATCGGTCTCGGCTGGGTTGGACCGCTACGACGCGAACGAGCCGGCACGCCGGATCCAGCGGTTCGTCGACGAGCTGTCGAACTGGTATGTCCGCCGCTCGCGGCGGCGGTTCTGGAAGTCGCAGGCGGACCGGGACAAGCTCGCCGCGTACCAGACCCTGCACGAAGCGCTGCGCACCCTCTGCCAGCTGACGGCGCCGTTCGCGCCGTTCGTGACGGACGCGATCTACCGGAACCTTTCAGGCGACCGGTCGGTCCACCTGTCCGACTTCCCTGAGCCCGCGCCCGTTTACGACGCGCAGGTCGAGACGGACATGGCAAGGGCGAGGCAGGCGGTGGAGGCCGGCCTGGCGGCTCGCGATGCGGCGCGCCTCAAGGTCCGGCAGCCTCTTGCATCCTGTGCCCTGACCGGCGAACCCCTCCCCGAGGACATGGCCGCGATCGTGCGCGAGGAGCTGAACGTCAAGAGCCTGACCTTTGGGGCGCAGGAGGTGAAGCTGGACACCGCGATCACGGAGGACCTGCGCCTCGAAGGCCTCGCGCGCGAGGTCGTCCGCGCCATCCAGGACCGCCGCAAGAAACTCGGGCTCAACGTCGAAGATCGAATCAACACGCGCTACGAGGCAGACGGCATGCTCGTGCGTGCGTTGGAACGGCACGCCGATTACATCAAGACCGAGACGCTGTCGGTGACGCTGGAGCATG
Above is a window of bacterium DNA encoding:
- the ftsZ gene encoding cell division protein FtsZ translates to MKESELHEGRARIKVVGCGGGGGNAVNRMISKALKVQFIAVNTDKQALERCQADVKVQMGNKITRGLGAGGDWTRGRDAADESRTELSAVVQDSDMVFITAGMGGGTGTGSAAVVAELAKEAGALTIGVVTRPFAFEGRIRNDTAEEGIKALRSQVDALIVIPNDRLAQVASSKTTLEDAFRMADDVLRQGVQGISDLVTQPGVINLDFADVKAIMENAGEALMGIGHGAGDTRAEDAAKQAVSSPLLETSIDGAKGILFNITAGKDITLQEVQKAAEIVRAAADPGANIIFGVVRDDTMQGEIKMTVIATGFGGKTQAEAKQETMRRVVERPEFGAEELGDINIPAFLRNRM
- the nrdR gene encoding transcriptional repressor NrdR; translation: MRCPYCGHHDLKVVDSRDSEIGEAIRRRRECLQCGQRFTTYERIEAVPFYVTKKDGRREDFDPQKLFTGLKKATEKRDISPERLRAIVDDIEAELRRSGRVEIPSGEIGEMVMDRLRDLDEVAYIRFASVYREFMDLQQVKREIEQVLSTRRP
- a CDS encoding laccase domain-containing protein, with amino-acid sequence MGATPQVLKIPELEAETGLIHGFSTMALGSVGLTHAPDPAPVLASRRDFARALGIDGETLTTAGAVHGAAVARVDEPHEVVRGVDAMVTAKLGVALFATFADCYPIVLWDARNRCAALAHAGWRGTVAGVATATVKFMRDEFGTTPGDIRAGIGPGICRQCYEVGEDVASRFDSRFVTPGSGDRALLDLAAANRAQLEAAGVRDVHVLGLCTKETPYLPSHRRSPDGTRFGAIVALR
- a CDS encoding YggS family pyridoxal phosphate-dependent enzyme: MKVSGAGTTVVERLAWVSARIAATGSNPDEVAIVAVTKGFDAGVCRQALGAGLSMLGENRVQEAIRKMGEVDAAAWHLIGHLQTNKARQAAGRFALIQSVDSVRLAEALARATPSQAVLVQVNVAREPQKSGADPDRALEVIAAVAKLLDLQGLMAMGASAGDPAPAFNELRCLRDEAEQRLGRRLPILSMGMSGDFEAAVAAGSTMLRLGQALFGPRAT
- a CDS encoding YggT family protein; the protein is MALIVTLIIYALYAFIIAVLVRVAFSWVSPFPTNSVSRFAVQVTEPVLAPVRRRLPPVSGIDLSPLVVTLAAYFLIAALRNIG
- a CDS encoding isoleucine--tRNA ligase, which codes for MSNHAGREQGAMFEPVIQKVSFPELERRLMARWADEGTFQKSLELRAGRPRFVFYEGPPTANGRPATHHILARAFKDLFGRYKTMRGFYVERKAGWDTHGLPVEIEVEKKLKISGKFEIENKIGIERFNEMCRASVHEYVSDWVAFSQRMAFWLDYEAAYWTLTSDYIQSVWWALSEMWKQGLVYKGFRVAPYCSRCATPLSSHELAQGYRDNVPDPSVFIRFRLKKDPKTSILAWTTTPWTLPGNVALAVDNDIDYVKVRDGDEFLILAESRQGVLDHPSDVVERMKGRDLVGLDYEPLFPYSVPAEGRAHYVVDADFVSTEEGTGVVHTSALYGVDDLRLSQDKGIPFRHTVGLDGKFLPYVQKFKGLHVKEADPVILDDLKARGLLYKAETILHTYPECWRCKTPLIYYALDSWYVRTTERKAELIANNAATNWVPAHVKTGRMGDWLENNVDWAISRSRYWGTPLPFWVCEACGEQRCVSSASELGLKDDADLHRPYIDAVTLPCEKCGAVMRRVAEVLDCWFDSGAMPFAQRGYPANGEQAFEETFPADFISEAIDQTRGWFYSLLAISTLLFKRNSYRNVICLGLVVDPRGKKSSKSRGNVLDPNYLFDNFGSDALRWYFYTSTQVGENYRTGPDTLRETVQQFFIPLWNCYSFFVTYARLDQFDPSQPAVPVAERHVLDRWLLSRLSGLTASVSAGLDRYDANEPARRIQRFVDELSNWYVRRSRRRFWKSQADRDKLAAYQTLHEALRTLCQLTAPFAPFVTDAIYRNLSGDRSVHLSDFPEPAPVYDAQVETDMARARQAVEAGLAARDAARLKVRQPLASCALTGEPLPEDMAAIVREELNVKSLTFGAQEVKLDTAITEDLRLEGLAREVVRAIQDRRKKLGLNVEDRINTRYEADGMLVRALERHADYIKTETLSVTLEHGRDDGYNGEQMMLEGEQIWIGLKRN